From Synechococcus sp. A10-1-5-1, a single genomic window includes:
- a CDS encoding ABC transporter ATP-binding protein, translating into MTSSSPARSGLVLSQLCRRVGQQTLLQNLSLEVAPGEVLALLGPSGCGKSTTLRLIAGLDPVSGGDIELAGVTITPLPPAQRNVAMVFQSYALYPHLSVAKNLSLGLELRRVPRPEIEGELQRVLALLQLESCRDRKPAELSGGQRQRVALARALLRKPALFLLDEPMSNLDAQLREDLRGELRGLLRSTGAPVVYVTHDQHEAMGLADRIAVLKAGELQQVGSPAELYRNPQNQFVASFLGSPSINLLPLNPGELVGLRPEHLEVADASTPLSSTYAAVDAHREHLEWLGDRVISHWRVRDTRVKVLSDAQSSSAELAQESNRRLQLRWRREDELHFEQSSGRRLR; encoded by the coding sequence ATGACCTCCTCCAGCCCTGCTCGCTCTGGTCTTGTTCTGAGCCAGCTTTGCCGCCGGGTGGGGCAGCAGACCCTGCTGCAGAACCTCAGCCTCGAGGTCGCCCCCGGCGAAGTTCTGGCATTGCTGGGGCCGAGTGGTTGTGGCAAGAGCACCACCCTGCGCTTAATCGCAGGCCTGGATCCCGTGAGTGGCGGAGACATTGAACTGGCTGGAGTGACCATCACACCGCTACCGCCTGCCCAAAGGAATGTGGCGATGGTCTTCCAGAGCTACGCCCTCTACCCCCATCTGAGCGTCGCCAAGAACCTCAGCCTGGGGCTCGAACTCAGGCGAGTCCCCAGACCAGAGATCGAGGGAGAATTACAACGGGTCCTGGCCCTACTTCAGCTTGAAAGCTGCAGGGACCGCAAGCCCGCAGAGCTCTCGGGGGGGCAACGGCAGCGGGTCGCCTTGGCTCGAGCACTCTTGCGTAAACCCGCCTTGTTTTTGCTCGATGAGCCCATGAGCAACCTAGATGCTCAGCTCAGAGAGGACCTCCGAGGCGAATTGCGCGGTCTTCTGCGCAGCACCGGTGCACCGGTGGTCTACGTGACCCATGACCAACACGAGGCCATGGGGCTAGCGGACCGTATCGCCGTCTTGAAGGCAGGGGAGCTGCAACAGGTCGGCAGCCCCGCAGAGCTCTACCGAAACCCACAGAACCAATTCGTCGCTAGTTTCCTTGGAAGTCCTTCGATCAACCTTTTACCGCTCAATCCTGGTGAATTGGTTGGCCTGAGGCCTGAGCATCTTGAGGTCGCCGATGCTTCAACCCCCCTCAGCAGCACGTACGCAGCAGTGGATGCCCATCGCGAGCACTTGGAGTGGCTTGGGGATCGCGTCATCAGCCACTGGAGAGTGCGGGATACCAGGGTGAAGGTTCTCTCCGATGCCCAAAGCAGCAGCGCAGAACTGGCACAAGAAAGCAACCGCCGGCTCCAATTGCGCTGGAGACGGGAGGATGAGCTCCATTTCGAGCAATCCAGCGGTCGGCGACTCCGCTAA
- the htpG gene encoding molecular chaperone HtpG: MLQAEQGQIQIHTENIFPIIKKAVYSGHEVFLRELVSNGVDAISKRRMASMAGDCSEGPEGTISIRIDREAKTLTISDNGIGMTADEVKRYINQVAFSSAEDFLEKYKQESDAIIGHFGLGFYSSFMVAKQVELVTRSARGDAEAVRWSCDGSPNFSLEAAERSEPGTDVILHLMEEEEEYIEPARIRTLITTYCDFMPVEVQLEGETVNKREAPWRKSPRELSDEDYIELYRYLYPFQGDPLLWVHLNTDYPYNLQGILYFPKSTGRADWEKGEIKLYCNQVFVSDSIKEVVPRYLLPLRGVIDSPDIPLNVSRSALQTDRRVRSIGNFVAKKVGDRLKELHRDEPKRYAEIWESLAPFIKIGAMEDEKFADQVAELVLFGTTAAAAEGDNADPVAAEAGKAFTTLGGYRSRLGSDNDKRILYCTDEAGQAGALALWKSQGAEVLLADTFIDTQFIPWLEYRHEELKFQRVDSELDDSLQEKESEISDAEGKDSSEKLRDLFKAALSNDKVTIQVQALKGDNAPAALILLPEQMRRMNDMGALMEQRLPGLPDHHVLLVNRKHRLVEGLIKLSAGSVITGAGSSPSQELADNLSRHLYEMARLAVGGLEPNELAGFQQRSCDLMGQLMERGL, encoded by the coding sequence GTGCTTCAGGCGGAACAGGGTCAAATTCAGATCCACACCGAGAACATCTTTCCGATCATCAAAAAGGCCGTCTACAGCGGCCACGAAGTGTTCCTCCGGGAGCTTGTGAGCAATGGCGTCGATGCCATCAGCAAGCGCCGTATGGCCTCGATGGCTGGTGATTGCAGTGAAGGGCCCGAGGGGACGATCAGCATCCGGATCGACCGCGAAGCCAAGACGCTCACCATTTCCGATAACGGGATCGGCATGACCGCCGATGAGGTGAAGCGCTACATCAACCAAGTCGCCTTCTCCAGCGCCGAGGACTTCCTCGAGAAATACAAGCAAGAGTCCGACGCCATCATTGGCCACTTCGGCCTGGGCTTTTACTCCAGCTTCATGGTCGCCAAACAGGTGGAGCTGGTGACACGCTCCGCTCGCGGCGATGCCGAGGCCGTTCGTTGGAGCTGTGATGGCTCCCCCAACTTCAGCCTGGAGGCCGCCGAACGCTCGGAGCCCGGCACCGACGTCATCCTCCATCTGATGGAGGAAGAGGAGGAATACATCGAGCCGGCACGAATCCGGACCCTGATCACCACCTACTGCGACTTCATGCCGGTGGAGGTCCAGCTGGAAGGCGAGACCGTCAACAAACGGGAAGCCCCCTGGCGCAAGAGCCCCCGCGAGCTCAGCGATGAGGACTACATCGAGCTTTACCGCTACCTCTATCCATTCCAGGGTGACCCACTGCTCTGGGTTCACCTCAACACCGACTACCCCTACAACCTGCAGGGAATCCTCTATTTCCCGAAATCCACGGGCCGTGCGGACTGGGAGAAGGGTGAAATCAAGCTCTATTGCAACCAGGTGTTCGTCAGCGACTCGATCAAGGAGGTTGTGCCCCGCTACCTGCTGCCCCTGCGGGGCGTGATCGACTCACCCGATATTCCGCTGAACGTCAGCCGCTCAGCCCTGCAGACGGATCGACGGGTCCGCTCCATAGGCAACTTCGTCGCCAAGAAGGTTGGTGACCGGCTGAAGGAACTTCACAGAGACGAACCCAAGCGCTACGCCGAGATCTGGGAATCGCTGGCTCCCTTCATCAAGATCGGCGCCATGGAAGACGAGAAGTTCGCCGACCAGGTGGCCGAGCTGGTGCTGTTTGGCACCACAGCTGCAGCGGCCGAGGGAGACAACGCTGATCCGGTCGCTGCTGAAGCAGGCAAGGCTTTCACCACCCTGGGCGGCTATCGCTCACGCCTTGGCAGCGACAACGACAAGCGAATCCTCTACTGCACCGACGAGGCAGGCCAGGCCGGGGCTCTCGCCCTGTGGAAAAGCCAGGGTGCAGAGGTGCTCTTGGCTGACACCTTTATTGATACCCAATTCATTCCCTGGCTGGAGTACCGCCATGAGGAGCTGAAGTTCCAACGGGTCGATAGCGAACTGGACGATTCGCTCCAGGAGAAAGAAAGCGAAATCAGCGACGCGGAGGGCAAAGACAGCTCAGAGAAGCTGCGGGATCTCTTTAAGGCAGCCCTCTCTAACGACAAGGTCACCATCCAGGTTCAAGCCCTCAAAGGCGACAACGCTCCGGCCGCATTGATTCTGCTTCCAGAGCAAATGCGCCGAATGAACGATATGGGGGCCTTGATGGAACAGCGGCTACCCGGTCTGCCTGATCACCACGTGTTGCTGGTCAATCGCAAGCACCGTTTGGTCGAAGGGTTGATCAAGCTCTCGGCAGGATCGGTGATCACAGGCGCAGGTTCCAGCCCGAGCCAAGAGCTGGCGGACAACCTCAGCCGCCATCTCTATGAGATGGCTCGCTTGGCCGTGGGTGGTCTGGAGCCCAACGAATTGGCAGGTTTCCAGCAACGCAGTTGTGACCTGATGGGCCAGCTGATGGAACGCGGTCTCTAA
- the ggpS gene encoding glucosylglycerol-phosphate synthase, producing the protein MPSSFVLVYHRSPFDEVIGEDGTRQWQDQKSPNGIIPTLRNLFRSHPSGTWIAWRENEDPAAEDETLTIDEPIQIRLRRIPLRQEQIGSFYHVTSKESIWPILHSFPSFFEVNNADWQTFSEVNQRFAEAACNEAAPGASIWIHDYNLWLAPGFIRALRPDVKISFFHHTPFPSSDVFSILPWREEIIESLLCCDAVGFHIPRYAENFARAASSLLPVKKGPKSEIADHFMPCGSALAQPDATPWLEHNGHRVKLVSTPVGTSPDVIRELRDSKPVQELIQEIETNTKRGRTLILSASRVDYTKGNEELLRAYERLLERNEAIHGQVVLVLACVAANTGMKVYEDTQRGIEETVGRINGRFSKIDWVPIRLTTQRIPYEEMVAWFAASDICWITPLRDGLNLVAKEYAAARKGRGGTLVLSEFTGASVVMKGAVLTNPYSHRRMDEAIDKALGLSLQDQEQRMASMAASVDQLSVDHWVKEQLEAIESQ; encoded by the coding sequence GTGCCTAGCTCTTTCGTCCTGGTCTATCACCGCTCTCCATTTGACGAGGTCATCGGCGAGGACGGCACCAGGCAGTGGCAAGACCAGAAGAGCCCAAACGGCATCATTCCGACGCTGCGAAACCTGTTTCGCTCCCATCCATCCGGCACCTGGATTGCCTGGCGTGAGAACGAGGATCCCGCTGCTGAAGACGAAACCTTGACAATTGATGAGCCGATCCAAATCCGTTTGAGACGGATTCCGCTTCGCCAGGAGCAGATCGGCAGTTTCTATCACGTCACTTCAAAGGAATCGATCTGGCCAATCCTTCACAGCTTCCCTAGTTTTTTTGAGGTCAATAACGCCGACTGGCAGACCTTCAGTGAAGTCAACCAGCGGTTCGCCGAAGCGGCCTGCAACGAAGCGGCTCCAGGGGCGTCCATCTGGATTCACGACTACAACCTCTGGTTGGCACCGGGCTTTATTCGGGCCCTACGACCGGATGTCAAGATCAGCTTTTTTCACCACACCCCTTTCCCAAGCAGCGATGTCTTCAGCATCCTGCCGTGGAGGGAAGAGATCATCGAGAGTCTTCTTTGCTGCGATGCGGTGGGTTTTCACATTCCCCGCTACGCCGAGAATTTCGCCCGGGCGGCCTCCAGCTTGTTGCCGGTCAAGAAGGGCCCCAAATCGGAGATTGCCGATCACTTCATGCCCTGTGGCAGCGCCTTGGCCCAGCCCGACGCCACGCCATGGCTTGAGCACAACGGCCATCGCGTCAAGCTCGTCTCGACGCCGGTCGGCACCAGTCCAGATGTGATTCGCGAGCTCAGGGATTCCAAGCCCGTCCAGGAGCTAATCCAAGAGATTGAGACCAACACCAAGCGCGGCCGGACCTTGATCCTCTCCGCTAGCCGAGTGGATTACACCAAAGGCAACGAAGAACTGCTTCGAGCCTATGAGCGACTGCTGGAGCGCAATGAGGCGATCCACGGCCAGGTGGTGTTGGTCCTGGCCTGTGTAGCCGCCAACACCGGAATGAAGGTCTACGAAGACACGCAGCGCGGGATTGAGGAAACCGTTGGCCGGATCAATGGCCGCTTCAGCAAGATCGATTGGGTCCCCATTCGTCTCACAACGCAACGTATTCCCTACGAGGAGATGGTGGCCTGGTTTGCTGCTTCGGACATCTGTTGGATCACGCCGTTGCGGGATGGCCTGAACCTGGTAGCCAAGGAATATGCGGCGGCCCGCAAGGGAAGAGGCGGAACGTTGGTGCTCTCGGAATTCACCGGTGCCTCCGTAGTGATGAAGGGAGCCGTTCTCACCAATCCCTACTCCCACAGGCGCATGGATGAGGCGATCGACAAGGCCCTAGGCCTCTCGCTTCAGGATCAGGAGCAACGAATGGCATCGATGGCGGCTTCGGTGGATCAACTCAGCGTTGATCATTGGGTCAAAGAACAACTGGAGGCGATTGAATCGCAGTGA
- a CDS encoding carbohydrate ABC transporter permease → MARLALLIWSLGPMLWQLYTSFRPTAALTGSGSGGWTLDHYRQLLNGEPPFLTYLLNSGIVGLSSTLLTLLLAIPCAYALSRMQAHRARNISVLVAAAAAFPAVLLFLALLEVARDFHLSNNLLALSLPYAGLCLPLAILLLQAAFRDIPVDLEEAALIEGMNLWQRLRWVLLPLMAPAISSAALLIFIFCWNEYPIALTWLSRADLLTLAPAIARIAGSSIFSVPYGAFAAATVLGSVPLVLIMLLFQRQIISGLTQGAIKG, encoded by the coding sequence GTGGCACGCCTGGCCCTCTTGATCTGGAGCCTGGGCCCGATGCTCTGGCAGCTCTACACCTCCTTTCGGCCGACCGCGGCCCTGACTGGCTCAGGCAGTGGAGGCTGGACCCTCGATCACTACAGGCAGCTCCTCAACGGTGAACCACCGTTTTTGACCTATCTCCTCAACAGTGGGATCGTCGGGTTGAGCAGCACACTCTTGACGCTCCTTCTGGCGATCCCCTGCGCTTACGCCCTCAGCCGTATGCAGGCCCATCGTGCTCGCAACATCAGCGTCCTGGTGGCTGCTGCAGCGGCATTCCCAGCCGTGTTGCTGTTCTTGGCGCTTCTGGAGGTGGCCCGCGACTTCCATCTGTCGAACAATCTCCTGGCCCTCAGCCTTCCCTATGCCGGGCTGTGCTTGCCCTTGGCGATCCTGCTGCTGCAGGCAGCCTTCCGCGATATCCCCGTAGATCTGGAAGAGGCCGCCCTGATTGAGGGCATGAACCTCTGGCAACGCCTGCGCTGGGTGCTCCTTCCACTAATGGCCCCAGCCATCTCCAGTGCAGCACTGCTGATCTTCATCTTCTGCTGGAACGAATATCCGATCGCTCTGACCTGGTTGAGTCGGGCCGACCTACTCACCCTGGCCCCAGCCATTGCCCGCATTGCCGGCTCCTCGATCTTCTCTGTTCCCTATGGAGCCTTTGCCGCCGCCACCGTGCTGGGCAGTGTGCCGTTGGTGCTGATCATGTTGCTATTTCAACGTCAGATCATCAGCGGCCTCACCCAAGGGGCCATTAAGGGATAG
- a CDS encoding carbohydrate ABC transporter permease: MIRWRQQFWLLLPALGLLSLIFLVPIGHYLWLSTQTQTVLTELQPIPAGTAQWVRLWNDSRFWQDAWQTLRFAGLSVSTEMVLGLAIALLLNQPLRGKSSLRMISLLPWALPTTVMALGWRWIFNDPYGPINQALHWVGMEPVAFLANPSITWIATVWADTWKTTPFVALLLLAGLQNIPRDLYEAAQLEGASAWQSLWRITVPLLTPYLLIALVFRLAQALGVFDLVQVLTGGGPAGSTESLALYAYLNAMRFLDFGYSATVMLGAFAGLLVLCAGLAGLWWFSSGREAMTGGDL; encoded by the coding sequence ATGATCCGCTGGCGCCAACAGTTCTGGCTCCTGCTGCCGGCCCTGGGATTGCTCAGCCTGATCTTCCTGGTGCCCATTGGTCACTACCTCTGGTTAAGCACCCAGACCCAGACGGTGCTGACAGAACTTCAACCCATTCCTGCGGGGACCGCCCAATGGGTCCGGCTCTGGAACGACAGCCGCTTCTGGCAGGACGCCTGGCAAACCCTTCGCTTTGCTGGTCTCTCGGTGAGCACAGAAATGGTCCTAGGGCTGGCGATCGCCTTGCTCCTGAACCAGCCGTTGCGAGGCAAGAGCAGCTTGCGAATGATCAGCCTCTTGCCCTGGGCTCTGCCAACAACGGTGATGGCCTTGGGCTGGCGCTGGATCTTCAATGATCCATACGGCCCGATTAATCAAGCTCTGCACTGGGTAGGAATGGAACCCGTGGCCTTTCTGGCCAACCCATCAATCACCTGGATCGCCACGGTTTGGGCCGATACCTGGAAAACGACCCCGTTTGTGGCCTTACTTCTGCTGGCGGGCCTGCAGAACATTCCCCGCGATCTCTACGAGGCTGCGCAGTTGGAGGGGGCATCGGCCTGGCAATCCCTCTGGAGGATCACGGTGCCTCTGCTGACGCCCTATCTACTCATTGCACTCGTTTTTCGCCTCGCCCAAGCGCTGGGAGTGTTCGACTTGGTGCAAGTGCTGACGGGAGGAGGTCCAGCGGGCAGCACGGAAAGTCTGGCGCTCTACGCCTACCTGAATGCGATGCGTTTCTTGGACTTTGGCTACAGCGCCACCGTCATGCTCGGCGCCTTCGCCGGACTCTTGGTGCTCTGCGCAGGACTCGCGGGGCTCTGGTGGTTCAGCAGCGGGCGCGAGGCCATGACAGGAGGTGACCTTTAG
- a CDS encoding DUF3598 family protein produces the protein MASQWANFLLNLGEWRGSFCGFAPDGSIADTTPSILSLEAGDSERLVHFRLRRYGPEGLDGEPIHEMAQDYRNLGKQVVFFANGTFCKGSMQVSPCAEFGGEFGFVDQDRRHRMVQLHGTDGTFSKLVLIREFRNGGAGEEQPPASLDRLSGQWSGEASTINAEWLEPTIEQASFQICRDGEQGFSWLTQIGNQVSELRGALESTCFGRTIGAQEQCLQLLPDGGFNLRPVRVNHRAAFQMEAGWMPSPGRMQRLIRRYDASGAWVSATQILATRSEG, from the coding sequence ATGGCCAGCCAGTGGGCCAACTTTCTGCTCAACCTTGGTGAGTGGCGCGGCAGCTTTTGTGGCTTCGCCCCCGATGGCTCCATCGCCGACACCACCCCCTCGATCTTGAGCCTGGAGGCCGGGGACAGCGAGCGTCTGGTCCACTTCAGGCTGCGTCGTTACGGGCCAGAAGGTCTCGACGGTGAGCCCATCCATGAGATGGCGCAGGACTACCGCAACCTCGGTAAGCAAGTTGTGTTTTTTGCCAATGGGACCTTCTGCAAGGGGTCAATGCAGGTTTCTCCTTGCGCTGAGTTCGGTGGCGAATTCGGCTTTGTTGATCAGGACCGGCGCCACCGCATGGTGCAACTGCACGGCACGGACGGGACCTTTAGCAAGCTGGTCTTGATCCGCGAATTCCGCAATGGGGGAGCTGGAGAAGAGCAACCTCCCGCCAGCCTCGATCGGCTGAGCGGTCAATGGAGCGGTGAGGCCTCCACCATTAATGCGGAATGGCTTGAACCCACCATTGAGCAGGCCTCCTTTCAGATCTGTAGGGACGGCGAACAGGGGTTTTCCTGGTTGACGCAGATCGGCAACCAGGTTTCTGAGCTCAGGGGAGCACTAGAGAGCACGTGCTTTGGCCGCACTATCGGTGCCCAAGAGCAATGTCTTCAGCTTTTGCCGGATGGAGGTTTCAACCTGCGGCCTGTGCGGGTCAACCACCGTGCTGCCTTCCAGATGGAGGCGGGCTGGATGCCGTCTCCAGGCAGGATGCAGCGCTTGATTCGTCGCTACGACGCTTCTGGAGCTTGGGTGTCAGCGACCCAAATCCTGGCCACCCGCTCAGAGGGCTGA
- the stpA gene encoding glucosylglycerol 3-phosphatase, with product MARLSLNELQEEISADRDILLIQDLDGVCMPLVRDPLTRVLPPQYIEAVARLGDRFRVLTNGEHSGARGVNRLVEQALGPRRDPATEGLYLPGLAAGGVQSQTGHGQISHPGVSQAELQFLQTVTAQLGNGVRQIIEQISPSCAAEELEQLSQAAVLDNELSPTLNLNVLFAGLCPEPDQQRQLQELSLQLLETIERQAQQQGLGDSFFLHLAPNLGSQDGKELLKWASREHRGTSDFQFMLRGAVKEAGLLVLLNQHIARQSGRAPLGADFNVRTAPRSAEALLALAQESIAPEEMPTLVGIADTITSERLMDGNQQCWRRGGSDRGFLTLLQEIGRAFGRTNRVVLVDSSGGELDRPSLQDPELRGLSDPEDPLQLDVLVPGGPRAYVQWFNGLASNVF from the coding sequence ATGGCGCGTCTCTCCCTGAACGAACTACAGGAGGAGATCAGCGCCGACCGCGACATCCTGCTCATCCAAGACCTCGATGGCGTTTGCATGCCGCTGGTGCGCGACCCGCTCACTCGGGTCCTTCCGCCTCAGTACATCGAAGCCGTAGCGAGATTAGGCGACCGATTTCGCGTCCTGACCAATGGCGAACACAGTGGTGCCCGCGGGGTGAACCGGCTGGTGGAGCAGGCCCTCGGACCGAGGCGAGATCCCGCCACCGAGGGGCTCTATCTACCGGGGTTAGCGGCGGGGGGGGTCCAATCGCAAACAGGCCACGGCCAGATCAGCCATCCAGGGGTGAGTCAGGCGGAACTGCAGTTTCTGCAGACCGTCACTGCCCAGCTTGGCAACGGGGTGCGTCAAATCATTGAACAGATCAGCCCCAGCTGCGCAGCAGAGGAGCTCGAGCAGCTGAGCCAAGCAGCTGTTCTCGACAACGAACTCTCACCAACCCTCAACCTGAACGTTCTCTTTGCTGGCCTGTGCCCAGAGCCCGATCAGCAGCGTCAACTGCAAGAGCTGAGCCTGCAGCTGCTTGAGACCATCGAGAGGCAAGCGCAGCAGCAGGGTCTCGGCGACTCCTTTTTCCTACACCTCGCCCCCAATCTCGGCAGCCAAGACGGCAAGGAATTGCTCAAATGGGCGAGCCGTGAGCATCGCGGCACCAGTGACTTCCAATTCATGCTCCGCGGAGCCGTGAAGGAAGCCGGACTTTTGGTGCTGCTGAACCAACACATCGCTAGGCAAAGCGGCCGCGCCCCCCTGGGGGCTGACTTCAATGTCAGAACGGCCCCCAGATCGGCCGAGGCCCTGCTCGCCTTGGCACAAGAGAGCATTGCGCCAGAGGAGATGCCGACCTTGGTCGGCATTGCCGACACCATCACCTCCGAGAGGCTGATGGATGGGAATCAACAGTGTTGGAGACGAGGCGGAAGCGATCGAGGCTTCTTGACTCTGTTGCAAGAAATCGGCCGGGCGTTCGGAAGAACCAACCGGGTGGTCCTGGTGGACAGCAGTGGGGGCGAATTGGATCGCCCCAGCCTTCAGGATCCAGAGCTCAGAGGTCTGAGCGATCCAGAGGATCCCCTACAGCTGGATGTCCTGGTGCCAGGGGGACCGCGGGCCTATGTCCAGTGGTTCAACGGACTGGCAAGCAACGTCTTCTAA
- a CDS encoding ABC transporter substrate-binding protein gives MNQRRWLLGLACVLGSLVLVLGLWAKPAREPVSILMPAPFADATAELVEEFNREHPEIALTVTRGPLETEAVSDLAISSLLLGNSPYDVLLMDVTWTPKYARAGWLEPLEAWLGADALVDLAPGAELGNSFDGHLWRFPLVADMGLLFWRTDLMDSPPRTPAELEAISRSLQEKGQVRWGYVWQGRQYEGLSCTYLEVLRGFGGRWLRDGSPDLNSEAAIKASQWLRQLVDQGITPPSVANMAEPQALQVFESGDAALMRNWPYAWAELNKEGSALAGKVGITTMVSLPNEPHVATQGSWGFSVLSSSKHKQAAIEALQFLTSTAAQKQLNLNWGYTPTRLSVFNDPELVRANPILPELQSALADAVLRPLTPIYAQLSDLLYREVNTVITGEIAAAPAMDNLQRNSLQLERSTRGVQ, from the coding sequence ATGAACCAGCGCCGTTGGCTGCTGGGTTTGGCCTGCGTGCTGGGCAGCCTGGTGCTGGTGCTGGGGCTTTGGGCCAAACCAGCACGGGAGCCCGTTTCGATCCTGATGCCGGCTCCATTTGCCGATGCCACGGCTGAACTCGTTGAGGAGTTCAATCGCGAGCACCCAGAGATTGCCCTCACGGTGACCCGTGGACCTCTAGAGACAGAAGCAGTCTCAGACCTGGCGATCAGCAGCCTCTTGCTGGGCAACAGTCCCTACGACGTCCTGCTGATGGACGTCACCTGGACACCGAAATATGCCAGGGCTGGCTGGCTTGAGCCCTTGGAAGCCTGGCTCGGAGCCGACGCCCTGGTCGATCTCGCCCCTGGAGCCGAACTGGGCAACAGCTTTGACGGCCACCTCTGGCGCTTCCCCCTCGTGGCCGACATGGGCCTGCTGTTCTGGCGCACCGACCTGATGGACAGCCCCCCCAGGACACCCGCCGAACTCGAAGCCATCAGCCGGTCTCTTCAAGAAAAGGGGCAAGTCCGCTGGGGCTACGTCTGGCAAGGCCGTCAATACGAGGGGTTGAGCTGCACCTATCTGGAGGTTCTACGGGGCTTCGGCGGTCGCTGGCTCCGCGATGGCTCACCGGACCTCAACAGTGAAGCCGCGATTAAGGCCAGCCAATGGCTACGCCAACTCGTCGATCAGGGCATTACGCCTCCTTCCGTAGCCAACATGGCCGAACCGCAAGCGCTTCAGGTCTTTGAAAGTGGTGATGCCGCTTTGATGCGGAACTGGCCCTACGCCTGGGCCGAACTCAACAAGGAGGGTTCTGCGCTGGCTGGGAAAGTCGGAATCACAACCATGGTCAGCCTCCCGAATGAACCCCATGTCGCAACCCAGGGCAGCTGGGGGTTCTCCGTCCTTTCAAGCTCCAAACACAAGCAAGCCGCCATCGAGGCACTGCAGTTTTTGACCAGCACCGCCGCCCAAAAACAACTCAACTTGAACTGGGGCTACACACCAACGCGCCTGAGTGTCTTCAACGACCCAGAACTGGTCCGCGCCAATCCGATCCTGCCGGAATTGCAATCAGCACTGGCCGATGCCGTACTCAGACCGCTGACACCGATCTATGCCCAACTCAGTGACCTGCTCTACCGCGAGGTGAACACCGTGATCACCGGTGAGATCGCAGCGGCGCCGGCCATGGACAACCTTCAGCGCAACAGCCTTCAGCTGGAACGTTCCACACGAGGAGTGCAGTAA